A region from the Flavobacteriales bacterium genome encodes:
- a CDS encoding PKD domain-containing protein gives MRSLRQLLLFLTALSGLWASAQCPQLYDYNGVPGTAPYWYSCSGNNYTLLIASPAPTGAYTINWGDGSPVQNGPALVPPGSISHVYTAAVDTFIVTFTETLTGCVVQGVLVMEESTSASIQIPVGGLTQICAPQSIEFINSSTNVSPNTVFTWDFGDGSPLEVYDHTNLGQTISHTYLQGTVNCETTVRLEAENYCNTLQGGPSFATFNPIRVWDLDEAAIAPSATLLCYPDTVVTFLNTTDRNCLMQGNIYQRFEYWNFGNYWGQGQDSIIDWTPWPPTFPRTIAYPGIGTYNVMLLDSNYCGIDTAYVTINIVPPPDVTLASFPDTICAGETVNFFQTNSGGANYYEWNFGDGAGWQNTGAGNQAHTYITAGDYTASYAASIQGATAGCADTASVPVVVLPAPTSLFSVDSTAACNSLVVSFTNNSLNAVSQVWDFGDGTSDNSLTPPPHTYGTVGDYTITLTTTNADGCTNAMSIVVHVYAPPTVAIGAQNVCVGNVAQFTDNSVTAPGNPVIQWAWDFGDGNTSTLEDPTHLYANAGNYLVTLSVTTPYCGNTGAQMVTVEAKPTALFMPSTTLGCSPLPITFNNASSGAVNYAWDFGDGSVDSSFAPTHTYFNAGPADTTFQATLIASTAFGCSDTMVVAITVAPAAVAQFTHNGMPGCAPFDVDFANLSTGASTYTWDFGDGTPTSNATNPSHQYVNNTFFLATNTASLIATSPAGCSDTAFANILVYPTADFTFSALPDSGCSPLTVTIPAVVGAVGYDWDFGDGTTGQGASPSHTYLNPNITDTVFTVTLVASNAFGCIDTATSTVTVFGAPVAQLLVADPDGCHAFTTDLQNMSSGADSYSWNYGDGTTSTTMAPVHSYTWFNYLGPGTVSYNVSLTALRNNGCSSTVNATVQVFPGVTAAFVNDSIGCSPFDADFTNVSQGATGYFWDFGDGSFSALPAPSHTYINQSLADQSWVPTLVATNGFGCSDTAYGAVTVHPAPIAQFVPNTLAGCGPLDVSFDDLTIGSASNAWDFGDFTFLTQAPGDVQHTYSNPGTALTTYDVELVASTVLGCTDTATVQVQLFPDIIAGFNTPASGCAPMATNITNTSIGAVSYMWDMGDGTVLTGTTPAYTYVNNGTADLQYTITLIATSAFGCSDTTSQVVTVHPLPNAAFVATPFTQQFPASTVTFSNTSGPGNWIYNWDFGDGIGSADQFPADHTYSTWGQFNVVLVVSSAFCSDTAVQMVEITPPIPTASFIGGGEGCAPLTVAFTNTSLQGVSYQWNFGDGGTSAAEHPLYTYNLPGTYTVTMTAFGVGGTVNTVTQQNIVVVHPRAQAFFTAQPTEVVVPNQPVFFYNLSGNAETYWWDLGDGTNTTETNPVHYYTYPDTFDVMLVANNQWNCPDTFLMAAAAIGTAAGELAFPNAFTPGSGGPTDGTYDPQSFNNDFFFPLYKGVEDYRLQVFNRWGELVFETTDITRGWDGFYRGQPAKQDVYAWKAFARFSDGREAVQSGDVTLIR, from the coding sequence GTGCGCTCACTACGGCAACTCCTCCTGTTCCTCACCGCCCTTTCGGGCTTGTGGGCGAGCGCGCAGTGCCCCCAGCTGTACGACTACAACGGGGTGCCCGGCACTGCGCCGTATTGGTACAGCTGTTCGGGCAACAACTACACCTTGTTGATCGCGTCACCGGCTCCCACCGGAGCCTACACCATCAATTGGGGCGACGGCAGTCCCGTTCAGAACGGCCCAGCCTTGGTACCCCCGGGCAGCATCAGCCACGTTTATACCGCCGCGGTGGACACGTTCATCGTGACCTTCACCGAGACCCTTACCGGCTGTGTAGTGCAAGGTGTGCTGGTGATGGAGGAGAGCACAAGCGCCAGTATCCAGATCCCCGTGGGCGGCCTTACGCAGATCTGTGCGCCGCAATCCATCGAGTTCATCAATAGTTCCACGAACGTTTCCCCGAACACGGTCTTCACCTGGGACTTCGGTGATGGAAGCCCGTTAGAGGTTTACGATCACACCAACCTCGGCCAGACGATCTCGCACACTTACTTGCAAGGCACGGTGAACTGCGAGACCACCGTGCGACTGGAAGCAGAGAACTACTGCAACACGTTGCAGGGAGGACCCAGCTTCGCCACGTTCAACCCCATCCGCGTATGGGACCTGGACGAAGCGGCCATTGCGCCCAGCGCAACGTTGCTGTGCTACCCTGACACGGTGGTGACCTTCCTGAACACCACCGACCGCAACTGCTTGATGCAGGGCAACATCTACCAGCGGTTCGAGTATTGGAATTTCGGCAACTACTGGGGCCAGGGACAGGACAGCATCATCGACTGGACGCCGTGGCCGCCCACGTTCCCGCGCACGATCGCTTACCCCGGTATCGGCACGTACAACGTGATGCTGCTGGACAGTAACTACTGCGGTATCGACACGGCGTACGTCACGATCAACATCGTGCCTCCGCCGGATGTCACGCTGGCCAGCTTCCCGGACACCATTTGCGCTGGCGAGACAGTGAACTTCTTCCAGACGAACAGCGGTGGCGCCAACTACTACGAGTGGAACTTCGGTGACGGCGCCGGTTGGCAGAACACCGGTGCCGGCAACCAAGCGCATACCTACATCACTGCGGGCGACTACACGGCGAGCTACGCAGCGAGCATCCAGGGAGCCACTGCAGGTTGTGCGGACACGGCAAGCGTGCCAGTAGTGGTGCTGCCCGCGCCGACATCGCTCTTCAGTGTGGACAGCACGGCCGCGTGCAACAGCCTTGTCGTGAGCTTCACCAACAACAGTCTGAACGCCGTGAGCCAGGTGTGGGACTTCGGTGATGGGACCTCCGATAACAGCCTTACGCCTCCGCCGCACACCTACGGGACGGTCGGCGACTACACCATTACGCTTACCACCACCAACGCCGACGGTTGCACGAACGCAATGAGCATCGTCGTGCATGTGTACGCTCCGCCGACGGTAGCCATCGGAGCACAGAACGTGTGCGTAGGCAACGTGGCCCAGTTCACCGACAATAGTGTAACAGCCCCCGGGAACCCGGTCATTCAATGGGCTTGGGACTTCGGCGACGGCAACACGAGCACGCTCGAGGATCCGACACACTTGTATGCGAACGCAGGCAATTACCTCGTGACATTGTCCGTGACGACACCCTACTGCGGCAATACCGGGGCGCAGATGGTGACCGTGGAGGCCAAGCCGACGGCTTTGTTCATGCCGAGCACAACGCTGGGTTGCTCCCCTTTGCCCATCACTTTCAACAATGCAAGTTCGGGTGCGGTGAACTACGCCTGGGATTTTGGTGATGGATCGGTGGACAGTTCGTTCGCGCCTACGCATACCTACTTCAATGCCGGACCCGCCGACACGACTTTCCAAGCGACGCTGATCGCCAGCACCGCTTTCGGGTGCAGCGACACGATGGTGGTTGCGATCACGGTTGCACCAGCGGCCGTGGCCCAGTTCACGCACAATGGCATGCCGGGCTGTGCGCCCTTCGATGTGGACTTTGCCAATCTCAGCACTGGTGCGAGCACGTACACCTGGGATTTCGGGGACGGAACCCCGACGAGCAATGCGACGAACCCGAGCCACCAGTACGTGAACAACACGTTCTTCCTGGCCACCAACACGGCATCGCTCATTGCCACTTCGCCAGCTGGTTGCAGCGACACCGCTTTCGCCAACATTCTTGTATACCCAACGGCCGATTTTACGTTCAGCGCGCTTCCCGACAGCGGCTGCAGTCCATTGACCGTGACCATTCCTGCGGTGGTGGGTGCGGTAGGCTACGACTGGGATTTCGGCGATGGTACGACCGGTCAAGGCGCATCGCCATCCCACACCTACCTTAATCCGAACATCACGGACACCGTGTTCACCGTGACGCTTGTGGCCTCGAATGCCTTCGGCTGCATCGACACTGCCACCAGCACGGTTACCGTGTTCGGTGCTCCGGTGGCCCAACTGCTCGTTGCCGATCCGGACGGATGCCATGCTTTCACCACTGATCTGCAGAACATGAGCTCTGGTGCGGACAGCTATAGTTGGAACTACGGTGATGGAACAACCAGTACGACCATGGCCCCAGTGCACAGCTACACGTGGTTCAACTACCTGGGGCCGGGCACGGTCTCCTACAACGTGTCGCTCACCGCGCTCCGCAACAATGGCTGCTCCAGCACAGTGAACGCAACGGTGCAGGTATTCCCGGGCGTCACTGCGGCTTTCGTGAACGACTCCATCGGTTGTTCGCCGTTCGATGCCGACTTCACGAACGTGAGCCAGGGTGCCACGGGCTACTTCTGGGACTTCGGTGATGGCAGCTTCAGCGCGTTGCCCGCACCGTCGCACACGTACATCAATCAGTCCCTTGCGGACCAGTCATGGGTGCCGACGCTGGTGGCGACGAACGGTTTTGGCTGCTCAGACACTGCTTATGGTGCGGTGACGGTACATCCGGCGCCGATCGCCCAGTTCGTGCCCAACACCTTGGCTGGTTGTGGTCCGTTGGACGTTTCGTTCGATGACCTGACCATCGGCAGTGCAAGCAACGCTTGGGACTTCGGCGACTTCACCTTCCTCACCCAAGCCCCTGGGGATGTGCAGCACACGTACAGCAACCCGGGCACCGCGCTCACCACGTACGATGTGGAGCTGGTGGCCAGCACCGTGCTCGGTTGCACCGATACCGCCACGGTGCAGGTTCAGCTGTTCCCCGACATTATCGCTGGCTTCAACACACCCGCCAGTGGCTGCGCACCCATGGCCACCAACATCACCAACACGAGCATCGGGGCCGTGAGCTACATGTGGGACATGGGCGATGGCACTGTCCTCACGGGAACAACGCCGGCCTACACCTACGTGAACAACGGCACGGCGGACCTCCAGTACACCATCACCCTCATCGCCACCAGTGCTTTCGGTTGCAGCGATACGACGAGCCAGGTGGTGACGGTGCATCCGTTACCCAATGCGGCTTTCGTTGCCACGCCGTTCACGCAGCAGTTTCCAGCGAGCACGGTAACCTTCTCGAACACGAGCGGCCCAGGCAATTGGATCTACAACTGGGACTTCGGCGACGGTATTGGAAGCGCGGACCAGTTCCCGGCGGACCATACCTATTCCACTTGGGGACAATTCAATGTCGTGCTCGTGGTGAGCAGTGCGTTCTGCAGCGACACTGCTGTCCAGATGGTGGAGATCACCCCGCCGATCCCCACCGCGTCGTTCATCGGGGGTGGCGAGGGATGCGCACCGCTGACCGTTGCGTTCACCAATACCAGCCTGCAGGGTGTCAGCTACCAGTGGAATTTCGGCGATGGCGGCACCAGCGCAGCAGAGCATCCGCTGTACACCTACAACCTGCCGGGCACCTACACGGTGACCATGACCGCGTTCGGTGTGGGTGGAACTGTGAACACCGTGACCCAGCAGAACATCGTCGTGGTGCACCCTCGGGCGCAGGCCTTCTTCACGGCGCAGCCCACGGAAGTCGTGGTGCCCAATCAGCCGGTGTTCTTCTACAACCTCAGCGGCAATGCCGAGACCTACTGGTGGGACTTGGGTGATGGCACCAACACTACGGAGACCAACCCCGTTCACTACTACACCTATCCGGACACCTTCGATGTGATGCTGGTGGCGAACAACCAGTGGAACTGCCCGGATACGTTCCTGATGGCTGCTGCTGCCATTGGAACTGCTGCTGGGGAACTCGCGTTCCCGAACGCGTTCACGCCGGGAAGCGGTGGGCCAACGGACGGCACGTACGATCCGCAGAGCTTCAACAACGACTTCTTCTTCCCGCTTTACAAAGGGGTGGAGGACTATCGTCTCCAAGTGTTCAACCGCTGGGGCGAGCTTGTTTTCGAGACCACCGATATCACCAGGGGCTGGGACGGTTTCTACCGTGGGCAGCCCGCCAAACAGGACGTCTATGCATGGAAAGCCTTCGCGCGCTTCAGTGATGGGCGTGAAGCCGTGCAGAGCGGCGATGTAACACTGATCCGATGA
- a CDS encoding NAD(P)/FAD-dependent oxidoreductase, whose product MERFDLCVIGGGPAGYAAAMRAIDLGLRTLLVEKDRIGGTGIYNGALTSKTLWELAQRVASANEVVRARGREPFRLGWDEINKTLNEAVFERKYLYACHMQLLENAGDRFQHERGTASFTGANTVRITRGQHVTNIEAAHFVIATGSRPRVPAEIPVDERNILTSDGIFNIEDLPKSIVIIGAGVIGCEFATIFTNFGRTKVHIIDRAARVLPFEDPDISQLISSGLERKGAVIHRNSKLERIAVANGKVEYELTNADGQREIVRVDKALVSVGRIPNLEGLNLGGAGIALDAKTGLPQVNDTRTTQPHIHIVGDATGSNMLVNLGELEGRHAVELICGQLNAPLAYNNISTIMFLDPEVAGIGANEQELRKNNIPYRLAKINYACLARAIAMRKTKGFFKILVTDDDEMRVLGMRAVGEHASSAIQAVALMMHTGMGIERLAEMVHPHPSITEGVQECARMLLGKSIFKSPVFGDKMQCYRWRPSAEEVKAA is encoded by the coding sequence ATGGAACGGTTCGATCTGTGCGTTATCGGCGGCGGGCCCGCAGGCTACGCAGCGGCCATGCGCGCCATCGACCTCGGCCTGCGCACCCTGCTCGTCGAGAAGGACCGCATCGGCGGCACGGGCATCTACAACGGCGCCCTCACCAGCAAAACGCTGTGGGAGCTTGCCCAGCGCGTGGCCAGTGCCAATGAGGTGGTGCGTGCCCGGGGCCGTGAACCCTTCCGCCTGGGTTGGGACGAGATCAACAAGACACTGAACGAAGCCGTTTTCGAGCGCAAATATCTCTACGCCTGCCACATGCAATTGCTGGAGAACGCGGGCGACCGGTTCCAGCACGAACGAGGCACGGCCTCCTTCACCGGTGCGAACACCGTGCGCATCACACGCGGACAGCATGTCACCAACATCGAAGCCGCGCATTTCGTCATTGCCACGGGCAGCCGTCCGCGGGTACCGGCGGAGATCCCCGTCGACGAGCGGAACATCCTCACCAGCGATGGCATCTTCAACATTGAAGACCTGCCCAAAAGCATCGTCATCATCGGTGCTGGTGTCATTGGCTGCGAGTTCGCGACCATCTTCACCAACTTCGGTCGCACCAAGGTGCACATCATCGACCGCGCGGCCCGCGTGCTGCCGTTCGAGGACCCCGATATCAGCCAGCTCATCAGCAGCGGGTTGGAGCGCAAGGGGGCCGTCATCCACCGCAACAGCAAACTCGAACGCATCGCCGTCGCGAACGGAAAGGTCGAGTATGAACTGACCAATGCGGATGGGCAGCGCGAGATCGTACGCGTTGACAAAGCACTGGTGTCAGTGGGCCGCATCCCGAACCTCGAAGGCCTCAACCTCGGCGGTGCAGGGATCGCGTTGGATGCCAAGACAGGCCTTCCTCAGGTGAACGACACACGTACCACGCAACCGCACATCCACATCGTGGGCGACGCGACCGGCAGCAATATGCTGGTGAACCTCGGCGAACTGGAAGGGCGGCATGCCGTGGAGCTCATCTGCGGGCAGCTGAACGCGCCATTGGCCTACAACAACATCAGCACCATCATGTTCCTCGATCCCGAGGTGGCCGGCATAGGCGCCAACGAACAGGAACTACGGAAGAACAACATCCCCTATCGCCTCGCCAAGATCAACTACGCCTGTCTCGCACGCGCCATTGCCATGCGCAAGACGAAGGGCTTCTTCAAGATCCTGGTGACCGACGATGATGAAATGCGCGTGCTCGGTATGCGCGCGGTCGGCGAGCACGCCAGCAGCGCCATCCAAGCCGTGGCCCTCATGATGCACACCGGCATGGGCATCGAGCGTCTCGCGGAAATGGTGCATCCGCACCCGAGCATCACCGAAGGCGTTCAGGAATGCGCACGCATGCTGTTGGGCAAGAGCATCTTCAAAAGCCCTGTCTTCGGCGACAAGATGCAGTGCTACCGCTGGCGCCCGAGCGCGGAGGAAGTCAAGGCGGCTTGA
- a CDS encoding cytochrome-c peroxidase, producing the protein MKTFLHDRTVLIALGSMALLAVNCGDEDPDPPSGGGGTGGPTAYALDIPNNLPPMLIPMDNPMTVEGVALGRHLFYEEKLSNDNMMSCASCHAQIFGFTDNGNAFSEGIDGIAGERNAMALINLGWGNSFFWDGRAPSLEKQVLEPVINPIEMHETWPDAIAKLSASSAYQNLFTAAFGGNSLDSVHAAKALAQFLRTMISANSPYDRWKRGEGTIPLEAQLGYDLFKLEGGFPPFIPNGQGGADCFHCHTDGAGLFTDEQFHNNALQGPNPTDEGVGAVTGDPFQIGHFKTPTLRNIAVTGPYMHDGRFATLQEVIDHYNEGGEDSPTVDAFMKFVDPDETMELTPQKKAQVIAFLEQLTDTAFLTNPAFSDPGPP; encoded by the coding sequence ATGAAGACCTTCCTCCACGACCGCACTGTTCTCATCGCCTTGGGCTCGATGGCTTTGTTGGCCGTCAATTGCGGGGACGAGGACCCCGACCCTCCGAGCGGAGGAGGAGGTACGGGCGGACCCACGGCCTACGCGCTCGATATCCCGAACAACCTGCCGCCCATGCTCATCCCCATGGACAATCCCATGACCGTGGAGGGCGTGGCGCTGGGCCGCCACCTGTTCTATGAGGAGAAGCTGAGCAACGACAACATGATGAGCTGTGCGAGCTGCCATGCGCAGATCTTCGGGTTCACGGACAACGGCAATGCGTTCAGCGAAGGCATTGATGGCATCGCCGGCGAACGCAACGCCATGGCGCTCATCAACCTCGGTTGGGGCAACAGTTTCTTCTGGGACGGGCGTGCACCATCGTTGGAGAAACAGGTGCTGGAGCCGGTCATCAATCCCATCGAAATGCACGAGACCTGGCCGGATGCGATCGCCAAGCTCAGTGCAAGCTCCGCCTATCAGAACCTCTTCACCGCCGCCTTCGGTGGCAACAGCTTGGACAGTGTTCACGCAGCCAAGGCACTTGCACAGTTCCTGCGCACCATGATCAGCGCCAACAGTCCGTACGATCGTTGGAAGCGTGGTGAAGGGACTATCCCGCTGGAAGCCCAACTGGGCTACGACCTGTTCAAGCTTGAAGGCGGTTTCCCGCCCTTCATCCCGAACGGGCAGGGCGGTGCTGACTGCTTCCACTGCCACACGGATGGTGCAGGTCTCTTTACGGATGAGCAGTTCCACAACAACGCGCTCCAAGGCCCGAACCCGACTGATGAGGGTGTGGGAGCTGTTACGGGCGACCCCTTCCAGATCGGCCACTTCAAAACACCCACGTTGCGCAACATTGCCGTTACCGGCCCTTATATGCACGACGGCCGTTTCGCGACGTTGCAGGAAGTCATCGACCACTACAACGAAGGAGGTGAAGACTCCCCGACGGTGGATGCCTTCATGAAGTTCGTGGATCCGGATGAGACCATGGAGCTGACACCGCAGAAGAAGGCACAGGTCATAGCGTTCCTGGAGCAGCTCACGGATACCGCCTTCCTGACGAACCCCGCGTTCAGCGACCCGGGGCCGCCGTAG
- a CDS encoding cytochrome-c peroxidase, producing the protein MRHLLLATVLFVVACRRDEAVVQDDLNPAFQVELAPGAPPLPVPVDNPLTKAGVQLGKELFFEKRLSDPAVISCADCHMEGRAFSDLVALSAGATGALGFRNSPTLANVAYQERLFMDGGVPNLEYQVLAPIHDAREMNSDINAVAVLLRDEEPYRSLSRLAYGRQLDAYVITRAIASYERTLVSGWSRFDRYMHGGDGSALTAQEINGWNIFSGSVANCSSCHTGYDLTDRDYHNIGLTLDHTSDAGRARITLQPEDEGKFKTPTLRNVAITGPYMHDGSLATLEEVIDHFATGGLDQPNLSPHMQSFTLSAQEKADLVAFLNALTDERSLDQVP; encoded by the coding sequence ATGCGTCACCTGCTGCTGGCAACGGTCCTGTTCGTAGTGGCGTGCCGCCGCGATGAGGCAGTGGTTCAGGATGACTTGAACCCGGCGTTCCAAGTTGAACTGGCACCTGGCGCACCCCCTTTGCCGGTACCTGTAGACAATCCACTGACGAAGGCCGGGGTGCAACTGGGCAAAGAGCTCTTCTTCGAGAAGCGCTTGAGCGATCCAGCGGTCATTTCCTGCGCGGATTGCCACATGGAAGGGCGCGCTTTTTCGGACTTGGTCGCGCTGAGTGCCGGTGCCACCGGCGCATTGGGCTTCCGTAACTCACCCACGCTGGCCAACGTGGCCTACCAGGAACGTTTGTTCATGGACGGCGGCGTGCCCAACCTCGAATACCAAGTGCTGGCTCCCATCCATGACGCGCGCGAAATGAACAGCGACATCAATGCGGTGGCCGTTCTGCTGCGCGACGAAGAACCGTACAGGAGCTTGAGCCGGTTGGCGTACGGCCGCCAGCTCGACGCCTACGTGATCACACGTGCCATCGCGAGCTACGAGCGGACGCTGGTGAGCGGCTGGAGCCGGTTCGATCGCTATATGCACGGTGGTGATGGTTCCGCACTGACCGCGCAAGAGATCAACGGTTGGAACATCTTCAGCGGCAGCGTTGCCAATTGCTCCTCCTGCCACACCGGCTATGATCTCACTGACCGAGATTATCACAACATCGGGCTGACGCTGGACCACACCTCCGACGCTGGCCGTGCCCGCATCACGTTGCAACCCGAGGATGAAGGCAAGTTCAAGACCCCCACGCTGCGCAACGTGGCCATCACCGGACCTTACATGCACGATGGTTCCTTGGCCACATTGGAGGAGGTCATCGACCACTTCGCCACAGGTGGGCTTGACCAGCCCAACCTGAGCCCGCACATGCAATCGTTCACCCTCAGTGCCCAGGAGAAGGCCGATCTGGTCGCCTTCTTGAACGCGTTGACGGATGAACGATCTTTGGACCAAGTGCCATGA
- a CDS encoding formate--tetrahydrofolate ligase gives MSFPSDLEIAQKAQLKPIANIAQQLGVDPEVIEPYGRTKAKLPLTLIDEKKAAKSKLILVTAISPTPAGEGKTTTSIGLNEGLNKLGKKSIVVLREPSLGPVFGMKGGAAGGGYAQVVPMEDINLHFTGDFSAIEKANNLLAALLDNNLQNRKRTLNIDPRTIAWKRVMDMNDRALRDITIGLGGTGNGIPRQDGFNITPASEVMAILCLATSFEDLKKRLGDIYLGQKWDRTPVYARDLKAEGAMAILLKDAIKPNLVQTLEGNAAILHGGPFANIAQGVNSVLATRMGLSLGDYVVTEAGFGADLGAEKFFDIKCRAAGLSPSAAVIVATVRALRYHGGADVKETGVAAPDKLKTGLANLGRHIENIGKFGVKAVVAINHFPTDTAEEIDMIKAYCKERGAEAVLAQGFAKGGAGMTDLASAVLRVIEEGKSDFKPLYDLNLSIKQKIETIAREIYRADGVDYSGDAETALRRIDKLGLNGVPVCMAKTQYSFSDNKELRAAPTGFRITVRDIEISAGARFVVPICGEIMRMPGLPEVPAAEGMDIDVNGVISGLS, from the coding sequence ATGTCATTCCCTTCCGACCTCGAGATCGCGCAGAAAGCACAGCTGAAACCCATCGCCAACATCGCGCAGCAGCTCGGTGTGGACCCGGAGGTCATTGAGCCGTACGGCCGCACCAAGGCGAAGCTGCCGCTCACGCTCATCGACGAGAAGAAAGCCGCGAAGAGCAAGCTGATCCTCGTCACCGCCATCTCACCCACCCCGGCGGGCGAAGGCAAGACCACCACCAGCATCGGCCTGAACGAAGGCCTTAACAAGCTCGGGAAGAAAAGCATCGTGGTGCTGCGCGAACCCAGCCTCGGGCCCGTCTTCGGGATGAAGGGCGGCGCGGCCGGTGGCGGCTACGCGCAAGTGGTGCCCATGGAGGACATCAACCTGCACTTCACCGGCGACTTCAGCGCGATCGAGAAAGCGAACAACCTGCTGGCCGCACTGCTCGACAACAACCTGCAGAACCGCAAGCGTACACTGAACATCGACCCGCGCACCATCGCATGGAAGCGCGTGATGGACATGAACGACCGCGCGCTGCGCGACATCACCATCGGCCTGGGCGGCACCGGCAACGGCATCCCGCGGCAGGACGGCTTCAACATCACACCCGCGAGCGAGGTGATGGCCATCCTCTGCCTCGCCACCTCGTTCGAGGACCTGAAGAAGCGCCTCGGCGACATCTACCTCGGCCAGAAGTGGGACCGCACACCGGTGTATGCCCGCGACCTGAAGGCCGAAGGCGCCATGGCCATCCTCCTGAAGGATGCCATCAAGCCGAACCTGGTGCAAACGCTCGAAGGCAACGCCGCCATCCTGCACGGCGGTCCGTTCGCCAACATCGCACAAGGCGTGAACAGTGTGCTCGCCACGCGCATGGGCCTCAGCCTCGGCGACTATGTGGTGACGGAAGCGGGCTTCGGTGCCGACCTCGGCGCAGAGAAGTTCTTCGACATCAAGTGCCGCGCGGCGGGACTTTCACCGAGCGCCGCGGTGATCGTGGCCACGGTGCGCGCGCTGCGTTACCACGGTGGTGCCGACGTGAAAGAAACCGGCGTTGCAGCACCGGACAAGCTGAAGACAGGTCTCGCCAACCTGGGCCGCCACATCGAGAACATCGGCAAGTTCGGTGTGAAGGCGGTGGTGGCCATCAACCACTTCCCCACCGACACGGCAGAAGAGATCGACATGATCAAGGCCTACTGCAAGGAGCGCGGTGCCGAAGCGGTGCTGGCCCAAGGCTTCGCCAAAGGCGGCGCCGGCATGACGGACCTCGCCAGCGCCGTGCTGCGAGTCATCGAGGAAGGCAAGAGCGACTTCAAGCCGCTGTACGACCTCAACCTCTCCATCAAGCAGAAGATCGAGACCATCGCCCGCGAGATCTACCGCGCCGATGGCGTGGACTACAGCGGCGATGCAGAAACCGCGCTGCGCCGAATCGACAAGCTGGGCCTCAACGGCGTGCCCGTGTGCATGGCCAAAACGCAGTACAGCTTCAGCGACAACAAGGAGCTGCGGGCAGCGCCCACCGGCTTCCGCATCACCGTGCGCGACATCGAGATCAGTGCGGGAGCCCGCTTCGTGGTGCCCATCTGCGGCGAGATCATGCGTATGCCCGGCCTGCCCGAAGTGCCCGCCGCCGAGGGGATGGACATCGATGTGAACGGCGTGATCAGTGGGTTGAGCTGA